The sequence below is a genomic window from Flavobacteriales bacterium.
CATGGAAGGGTGATCCATACTCACGTTATCAATCACGGTTGGTGCGATATACTTGGTGGAAGCATCCGTAACGCCACCAATGATGATGTCGCCTGTCAGCATCTTGCTCACACGGTTAAAGTGCTTGTCGCTGATGATGCGGCCAAGGTCTTCCGATGGCTTATCGGCCGGACCGAAGAACTCGGTGATGTAATGCTTCACACGACCAAGGAATTTCTCCTTGATCTTGTTGTTCACGTAGATGTAATCGGGCGCAATGCAGGTCTGTCCCGCATTCTGGAATTTGCCCCACACCAAACGCTTGGCGGCAATGTCCACATTGATGTTGGTGTCGATGATGCAAGGGCTCTTTCCGCCCAACTCCAAGGTTACCGGAGTCAAATGCTTGGCTGCCGCCTGATAGACGATCCGTCCGATCTCGGTACCTCCGGTGAACAGCAGGTAATCGAAACGCTCTTTCAGTAGCTCGCCCGTTTCAGGAACGCCTCCTTCCACACAAACGATGTATTCCGGGTCGAACGTGTCTTTGATCAGGTCCGCAATGGCCTTGCTACAGTTCGGAGAAATTTCTGATGGCTTCACAACAGCCGTGTTTCCTGCGGCCATAGCGCCCAAAAGCGGCCCGAAAAGGTTCTTCACCGGATAGTTCCAAGGTGCAATGATGAGCGTGACGCCATACGGCTCAGGCACGATCATGGACGATCCCGGCTGAAAGAACAATGGCGTGGCCACGCGTTCCGGCTCCATCCAATCATCCAAATGGCGCAGATAGTGATCGATCTCTGCAACGGTCACTTCAATTTCCGTTGTAAACGCCTCCTGTTCCGGTTTGTGAAGATCGGCCCAAAGCGCATCCAACAGGCTTTTTTCATGCTTGCGGAAAGCATCTTTCAATTTGTTCAACTGGCGTTTTCTGAACCCTGCCGACTTGGTGGCGTGTGTCCAGAAATAATCGCGCTGCTTCTGAACAAGGGCTGAATATGCGGTGCCGGTGGCCGGCTTTTCGAGAACTGCTTCTGACATGATCAATATTTAATACCGAGTTTATTGTAGAGTTTGACCAATACCCACATTGGTCCAACAAGGAAGAATTCGAGGTCTTTGAAAAACGATGGCTTTTTGCCTTCGATCTTGTGTCCTACCAATTGGAACACCCACGAAACGACAAAAATGGCCAAGGAGAATATCCAAATGCTGATCGGGCCGTGGTACAGGTAGCACAGGACCATCCCCACCGCAGTTACGGAAATGATGCCTACTGCTACGGCAAACGATATGGAGAGGTAATACGCGAACACCAGCACCGCCACGATCATGGCCACATTCAGCGGTTCGCCACCGAGGAAACTGAGTTCAACAGGAAGTTTCACATCCCACAGAATTCCAATGGCACTCAGAAAAATAAGCGGAACAAAAATGTTGTGAATGACCTGATTGGTGTCATTCTGATGGCTTTCGCGATACTCACCGAGCAGGCGATCGATCTTTGACATAATGGAAATTGATTTTTGAATTCAGGTAAAGTTAGGGACTTTGCGCTGTTTAACTCGTTAAGCCGCTGCTAAATTTAGCCCGATGCAACATCTAACCAAAAGTTTTAGCCATCTGTTCGGCAAAGCCGAAAATATCCAAGGATTTTTCTCCCCTGGCAGGGTCAATCTCATTGGGGAACACATCGATTATGTGGGAGGATTGGTGATGCCCATGGCCATCTCATTGGGAATAACCGCTTTGGCAAGAAAGAATTTTCCTGACAGGTTTCGCATCCATTCCACCGATTTCGAGGAAACCGTTCTATTCGACCTCGATCACCTCCCTACTTCAAAGCAAGATCATTGGAGCGATTTCGCGCTTGGAGTGATCCTGCATCTGAAAAGCGGGGGAATGGAAATTTCAGGATGCGACATTCTACTGGACAGCAACCTACCAAAAGGCTCCGGGCTTTCTTCTTCGGCTGCGCTGGAAGTGCTCGTCTATTACACGCTTTGCCGACTTCATGGAATTGAACCCGACCGCACGCAAATGTCATTGGATTGCCAGAAGATCGAGAATGAGTTTATTGGTGTGAACTGCGGCATCATGGATCAGTTTGCGGTTGCAAACGGAAAGGCCGGCCACGCCATGCTGCTCGATTGCAACTCTCTTGATTGCGAACACGTGCCGCTTGATCTTGGCAACCACTCATTGCTCATCATCAACAGCAAGAAGCCAAGAGCCTTGGCCGAAAGTGCCTACAACCAACGCAGGGCGGAATGTGCCGAAGCCTTGCGAATCATCCGGCAGCATCGCCCTATGCAGAACTTGGTGGAAGCCAACGAAACAGACCTCGAACTGCTACATGATCCGATTCTCAAACAGCGAACGCGACATGCTTTTACCGAGAATCAACGCGTCAATAAATCGGCTGAAGCTCTCCGAAGCGGTAACCTTATACGGTTCGGGGCGTTGATGTCGGCTTCACATATTTCCTTACGAGACGATTGTGAGGTTTCCTGCGCGGAGCTTGACCTGATCGTAGCAACACTCTTGGAAAGCGAGAATTGCCTCGGAGCACGGATGACCGGAGCCGGATTCGGTGGTTGCTGCATCGCCTTGGTAAGATCAAATGCCATCGAAAGCATCTCATCCGAACTAAAAAACAGCTACCAAAAGATGTTTGGCCACGCCCCGGAATTCTACACGTGCGCACCGTCAGTTGGCGTACATCAGTTACTTGATGTTTAAATTATCTTTAACCCCACTTAACACACAAAATCTTACCATGAAAAGAATTTTTACTCTTCTGATGCTGACGTTCTCCATGTCGGCTGTTGTAATGGCGCAGTCCTCCGAATGTGATGGAACGCGCTATGTGGATTACAATGCATTTCCCAACGTTGATGTAACGAGCGGAGTGACCTTTGGGAGCAATACTGCTTTGGGCGGTGGTCAGGTCGATCTGAAAATGGACGTTTATGAACCTGCGGGCGATAATTTCGACAGCCGTCCAGTGATCATCTTGGCTTTCGGTGGCTCATTCATTGGCGGTCAGCGCAGCGATATGGAATTCCTCTGCCGGATATTCGCCAAACTGGGATATGTGGCCATTGCACCGGATTACCGCGTAGGTTTCTTCCTTCCAAATCAGGTTACTACCACTTTGGCGGTAATGCGCTCCATGCACGACATCAAAGGATGTGTTCGCTATTTGCGTAAAACCGTTGCTGAAGATGGGAATCCTTACGGTATCGACTCTCAGCGCATCATTGTAAGCGGAATCTCGGCCGGTGCCATCGGATCTATCCATGCTGCTTATCTTGACAAAGACTCAGAGGTGCCGTCCTATATGGCCAACGACACGGCCGGGCTCGGTGGTGTTGAAGGAAACAGCGGATCTCCCGGTTATTCCAGCCAGCCGTATGCGGTAATGAGTTTCAGCGGAACCATTGGCGACACCAGCTGGATCGAGCAGGGCGACATTCCCATTAGCAGCATTCATGATGAATTGGACAATGTGGTTCCTTACGGCACCACCGAAGTTTCCGTATCTGGTTTCCCTACAGGTCTGGTTGCTTCAGGTAGCAAGGACATTCACATCAGGGCGGAAAATTTGGGAATTGACAACTGCCTGCTCACCTACCGCGGTGTACAGGGGCACGTGGCATACTTCTCCAACGGGGTCGATCAGCAGGCCATTGACTTTGCACGCGATTTCTGCATGAACATGGTCTGTACCGGAGGCTCCGACTGCCATAGTGTAGACGCAGTAACGGAAGGAAATGGCATCAGCGAGATTGACCGAAACAGCATTGAGGTTTACCCGAACCCAACAGATGGCGTCCTCACTTTTACCATGGATGAAACCTCAACGGTTGAGGTACTTGATGCAACAGGAAGAGTGGTTCTTTCAGGCTCCTTGACCATCGGAAAAAACAGATTGGACGTGAGCGCGCTTCCAACAGGCTTTTACACGCTCCGCACCATCGGCAAAACCATCAGCACGGCTCCGTTCATCAAAAAATAATTGCTCTGAATTTGAGCACAAAGCCTCCGAGATAATTGGTCTCGGAGGCTTTTTTGTTTGCGCACAGACAATAAACCGAAAGCCCCGCGTTACTACTGAACAAACCTTTGCATAGCGGGTTTTATTCTGAGCCGATGGGCGAAGTGATACGCAAATGCTGGTCGTTTTACTTGGTTTATTGGTTGATCGAGTTATCATTAGACCATCGGCATGCCCCCGCACACAAATTGTGTGCGGGGGTTCTTTTTAACGCAATGCTGTTAACAAGTGTATTGCAATGGGCTTTGATCCATCTTAACACAAACATAAATTTGCTCAAACCAACAGTTACATATAGATGGCTTTAGGCATCACCTCCATTTTTAAAAAGAAGGTATCTGAAGAGAAGGTGGCCGAACTGTTTGTCAACATCATTTTCAATGCGGTTGATACGAGTTTCGCAGAGGTGGCCGAACTGTTGAACAACGACCTCAATCTCATTTCCCGCGCTACTATCGATTCTGAGGATCAGGATGACTTCCTGATGGTGGTGATCGCAGGGAATTTTCACCTTCTCGACAACTATTTCTTCGAAGGACAGGAAGACCGGATCCGTCAGTTGACGATTGAGAAACTGGCCGCCATCTATGGCGTTGACACCGTGACGATGCGCTCTGCCATCGACAATATGCTGTCTTATTTCGGCAAGATCAACTACCCGTCAAAGAACACGCATTACGCCATGAGCCGTGCGGTGTTCTACAAATATGGGTTGAACGATTTCCAAAAAGATTACTTCAAGAACCTGAACACGCCTGATCCGATCCTGCTCAAGAACATCGATGAGATCATGGAGCAGTTCATCATCAAGTGGGACACGTTCACGGAGAAGTTCCGGATCACCGATTGAGTCACCTATAAATCACGTCATGCTGAACTTGTTTCAGCATCCATAAGTTCAGACCCTGAAATAAATTCAGGGTGAATCTACCTTATCTTTTAGTGCAAACCGCTCTTCCGCCATTTCACGAATCTGATCGCCAATGGCCAAACTGGCCGTAGCCGCAGGGCTCGGAGCGTTCAATACATGTAAGGAATTTCCTTTCTGCTCAATGCGGAAATCATCAATCGTATCGCCACCCAATCCGAGCGCCATGGCACGTACTCCTGCCCTGCCGGGAACAATATCATCCATGGTCAGGTCAGGGATCAATCGTTGCAAGGTTTGTAGGAAAAGTCGCTTGGAAAATGCTCTTCTGTACTCATTCCAAGCAAAGCCGAAATGGTTGAAAAGCAGATTCCACGTTCCTTTGAATGAAAGCGCCTCAGCCGTGTCACGCAGGTTGAAATCCATCTTGCCATAGCCTTCGCGCTTAAAGGTGAACACCGCATTCGGGCCGCATTCGATATTCCCGTCCGTCATTCGCGTAAAATGCACGCCCAAGAAGGGGAATTCAGGGTTTGGAACGGGATAAATAAGGTTTCGGACCTTGTGTTTGGCATGCTCGGCCAGTTCGTAGTAATCGCCACGGAAACCGACAATGGCCATATCCAACTCTACGCCATCCTTCTTGGCCAATCGGTCTGATTGCAAGCCTCCACAAAAAACCATGTACTTGGCCTGGTAACTTGCCTTATTGGTTCGGATGTTCTTCAGCCCCGCTTCTTCTTTATATGACAGCACCTCCTCGTTGAAAACAACCTTGCTTTCGTTGTTCAACGACTCCGTAATCTCCAGCATTTTGGCCGTGGCACCCACAAAATCGATGATGCCCGTGTACGGCACCCAAATGCCTTTAATGCCGGTACAATGCGGCTCGATCTCTTTGATCTTCTCCGAACCGATGTACTCGATATCGGTCAGGCCGTTGGCTTTGCCATTGTTGAAGACCTTGTCCATCTGCGGCAACTCCTTCTCTTCCGTGGCCACAATGATCTTTCCGCACACGCCATGCTTCACACCATGCTCCTTGGCAAAGGCAATGAGCTGGTCTTTGCCTTTCACGCAGTTCTTCGCCTTGTACGAACCCGGCTTGTAGTAAATACCCGAATGGATGACTCCCGAATTGTGACCAGTCTGATGCGGTGCCGGACGGTTTTCCTTCTCAATAAGTAGCACTTTCAGCTCGGGATATGCCCGCTGAAAACTGTAGGCCGTGGCGGCTCCCACAATTCCACCGCCAACGATACAGATGTCAAAAACTTGGTTTTCGGCCATGCCGCGAAATTATGGAAACAGCAAATGGAAAATCTCAGCCATTGCCAGACCAAGGTAGTTGGCAATGGCATAGCCCACCAAACCTGTGGTAAGACCACTTACTACAATGTCCTTGTTCTTTAGCACACTTGCTACAGGTCCGATAAACGCAGGGCCGAAAATCCCCGCCACGGAAGTGATCAATGTGGTATCTGCATCAATCCTGAAAATCCACGAAAGCAGAAAATGCACGGCAAGCGTTCCAAGGAAAACGCAACTCACATACAGCAACACTTCCGGGCTGGCCGCCAACATTTCCTGAATGTTGGAAATGGAACCGATGCCCATGCAGAACACCAGCAGAAAGTATTCTCCGAACTCGTACGTGCGTGGCAGAAACCGCACCCTTTTAATAAATGACGCACCGATGCTCAATGTGGTGACCGCAAGAATGACCGAAGGCGCGGTGATCTTGCCGTCTATCAGAATGGAGAACCCGATACTGGCACCGACAATTGCTGCCGAAAGTAGAAATGCCCATGACCACGCCTTGGCCAATGTTTTCTTGGAGGCCATCCGCTCAACGCGCTGGTAATGGAACGTCTCGTCCCTGTCATGTTTCTCTTTCGGCACGAAGGATGGAAGAAACTTCAACGCGATCTTCTGCGCCACCGAAAGCAGCAGCAAGAGATAAAGCGCACTCAGAATAAGGTCACATGCGTTGAGCACAATGAATACTTCGTTGGAAATTCCCAAAGCCGTTCCGATGGCCGCCAAGTTGGGAGTTCCGCCCGTGTACACGCCCACCATCATTCCGCTGAGTTTCCAAACGTCATCCACGCCCATCTCCTGCAAATGGAAGTAGGCCGAAACAGCGAAGGAGGAAACGAGTACCGCCACCACGGCCAATCCGAACGATTTGGCCGTTTGCTTGGCGTATTTGAGCCACGCCATAAACCGCGTGGAAAGCAGCATGAGCGAAATGGCCAGCGGCACCATGGCCTCTGCCACGGTTTGGCTCAGTTCGGTATTTACGGGCGAATTGGGCAAGTTTCCAACAATCAGCCCAACCGCGTAGCACAGGATGACCGGCCCGACCATTCCGGCCAGTTTGTTCCGCTTCACGATCTCGATAACGATGATCGGAAACGCCAGCATGACCAGGATCTGAATGATGGACACCAAAGACATATTTCGAAAATAATCAGCGCAAACAAACCTGCAACGGCACATCAAAAAGAGTTATCCATACCACCGAACAGCTGGATTGTACTTACTTTGATGCACCAAGCATGAGCGTCAACCAACGGATAAAAAATGCCTTTTGGCACATTTCTGATGAGGTTTTCAAACCGCTTCATCTCAAGGAGATTAAGCCTTTTGAAAAGGAAGTTGTGGCCTTTGAGGATTCGCGTGTGAGTGATGCGGTGAAGTACCACAACGAGAAATGGTTTCACACGGAAATGGTGGTGAAAGCGAAGAATGCAACGGTGGAGCCGCAGTACGGCTACGCTGTTCACGGACTTCAGACCATCATTGGTGCAAGCATCCGCACGCGCAATAACCTTCCATCGCCCATTCCTATGTTGAAGGCCGTTTTGGGAAACAAAAAGAAACTGAAAAAGGCCATCCTTTTTGACGGAAGCATGGGCATCAACTACTTCCATTTTCTGTCGGATGTGCTGCACAAGATGTACCTGTTGGAAGAATACACGACCATCGACTGTCCCGTTCTGGTCGGTCAGGCCGTGTGGACAAAGCCGTTCTTCCAATTCTTCATTAACGAAACGGAACTGAGCAAATTCGATTGGCAGCCGATAACCGAACCTGTGCAGGCAGAAGAGCTTTGGATCGCGCGTCCACTCCCTTACGGAAAGGAATATTGGCTAAGGACAAAACGGCTTTTCATTCCTGAGGATCAGCCGCTGAACGAAAGAAAGGCCATCTTCATCAATCGGACCGGAACGCGGCATATCACCAATTTTGATGCGATTGAACCGATCCTTCAAAAACATGGCGTTTTGGTGGTCGACCCTGGTTCAATGAACGTCAGACAGCAGGCCGAACTATACAATTCCGCCACACACATCATTGGAATTCACGGGGCCGGAATGACCAATGTCGTCTTCAGCAATCACCAAAAAGTGAAGGTTCTTGAACTCTGCTCGAATAACCGCATCGGTACGCAGTATTACTGGCTTTGCACCGCTCTCGGAATCAACTGGGACATGGTGCTTGGAAGCGAGGCCAATGCCGACCAATCTTTTGAGTTGGATGCGGATGCGTTTGAGAGACGGTTGGCGGAACTTCTCGCTAACTGAAATGGTATTCCTTCACCGTATCAACGAACAATTTCACTTTTAGTGGGTCGATGTCGGGATAAACTCCGTGGCCAAGATTGGCGATATGACGCTGCGGCCCAAAGGATTTAAGCATCGCCTGCGTTTCGGCAACAATCATTTCATCCTCCGCATATAGCACGCATGGATCGAGGTTTCCTTGAAGCGTTTTGTTTGGCCCGATCAAGGCGCGGCTTTCCGCTGCATCCATGTTCCAATCCAACCCAATGGTATGGCAATTGAGTTCGCCCAATTCCTTACGGACGAAATATGCGCCTTTGGCGAATACCGTTATCGGCACTTCATCAATAGCATCACAGATCTGCGAAATATATCGCAAGGCAAACTCGCGGTATTGATCGGGACTTAGAATTCCTGCCCAACTATCGAAGATCTGAACCATGTCGGCACCCGCAGCAATCTGACCTTTCAGATAATTGATGGTACTCAGCGTGATCTTCTCCAACAATTGATGTGACAATTTCGGTTGGGTGTAAAGGAATTTCTTGGCCTTTGAGAAGGTCTTGGAACCACTTCCCTCTATCATGTAGCTGAAGATTGTCCAAGGCGCACCCGCAAAACCGATCAGTGGCACGCGACCACCCAACTCTTTCTTGGTGAGTGAAATCGCATCAATCGTATAACGGACATCATTCGCTTCGGCAACTTTCAGTTTTTCAATGTCGGATGCTGACGAAACCGTTTTCTCAAACCACGGACCACGCTTCTCCACCATTTCATACGGCAAGCCCATACCTTCAGGAATAACCAGAATATCGGAGAAGATGATGGCCGCATCCACGCCCAGGTGGTCAACTGGTTGAATGGTGACCTCACATGCAAACTCTGGACTTTCGACCAATTCTTTGAAGCCGCCCATCTTAGCACGGACCTCGCGGTATTCGGGCAAAATCCGCCCTGCTTGACGCATGAGCCAAACAGGCGTTCTCTCCACTTTTTCTCCTCGCGCTGCGCGCAGAATCAGGTCATTTTTCAGCATGAGGCAAAGCTAATCCTCACAATCGGAAAAACAGAATTTGACAGAGATATGACCTGCCAAAAAACTCACTCGCCTTCACAGGTAGGTTTGAAATGTCTTCAAACAATACCGCCTCACTCCAATTTGAAAAAGATCGGTAGCACCATCTGAACACTCACCTTCTTACCATTCTGCATACCAGCGGTCCAATTAGGCATCTCAGATATTACACGTACGGCTTCGGCATCAAGGTCATCCCTAACTCCTCGCACAACCTCTATTTGTCCAACCTTGCCCGTCTTATCAACCACAAACTGAACGAAGACCTTTCCTGAAACACTATCAGCCTTGGCACTTTCAGGGTATTTGATGGATGTCATCATATAGCTCATCATTTCCTGCATCCCGCCTGGGAATTCAGGCATAACGTCCGCAGTCTTGTACACTTCTTCTGCTTGTTCCTGCACCGCATCAACAGGTGTTTCCGTGCAAGCGGCCATCAACCCGATGACAGCCAATAGTGGCAAGGCGATGAGATAACGCATGCCACCCCATTTCGATGATTTTTCTGAATATATCATGTTTACTCGTTTTTTAAGATCATTTGAATTATTGAAACTGTTCGCAAATGAAAGTTCTGACGGTAGCTGAAACAGTTGATCCAATTGAACCTTAACGTAGTGCTCCTTCGATGAGGATATATATGTGAGAGCATCTGCCTGATACTCGTGGATTTCCTGAATGGCACGCTGATAAAAGACCAGCAGCGGATTGAACCAGAAGACGATGCGCAGCAATTGAAGCCACAGCACATCATACGAATGACCGAGCCGAACATGCGCCAGCTCATGATTCAGAATAACTTCTTGGTGATGAACCGATAATTTCTTCGGCAGATGAATGCATGAGAGAAATGAAAACGGCCCAGCCGAATCGGAACGGGAAACCCGTGTACCGTTTATCGTCTCCGTTTCGGCATTTCGGAACAATAGGATGATCGAAACCATTCCCCGAACGAAAAACAACAACGAGACAATAACACCTGTCAAGTACAGATACAATGGCCAGTTAAAGGATTCCGTTGCCAACGGTGCATTCGCAAATGGCTGGCTGAAATCAATTGTAGGGAGTTGCACGCCCAACACCACTTCCTGTGTTTCGGTACTGAAAGGCAACAGCGGCACAAGCAGCGAAACCACTGATCCGATAAGCAAAAAACCCCTGTTGATGCCATGAAACGTAGTGCGTTGCAGCAGCATCCGATAGCTGAGCAATACAGCTATTAGCGTCAGGTTGCTTATTAATATGTATCGCACAAATTCTTCCATGGCGTGCTCAATACTGTTACGGGTTCTGCGCTTTCTTCGCCTCGATCACCTTCATCAACTCATCCATTTCCTTAACGGTGAGGTCGTTATCCTTCACAAAAAATGAAACCAGATTCTTGAACGAACCCCCGAAATAGTTGTCCACCAACTGATCGGCCGTGTGCTTCGAATACTCGTCCTTGCTCACCAATGGGAAATACTGATGCGTTTTCCCGAACGCCTTGTGGTCCACAAACTCCTTCTTTTCCAGAATTCGGATGATGGTACTGATGGTATTATACGCAGGTTTCGGCTCTGGAAACTCCTCCATCACATCCTTTACGAATGCCTTTCCGAGTTTCCAGAGCGCTTGCATCACCTGTTCTTCAGCCTTTGTCAGATCTTTCATGCAACAAATATAACTATATTTTTAGTTATACAACTATTTATTTAGTTTTTCGAATGGAAGCACTTTCAAAAGCCTGATTCAGACTCAGATTTTCACCGTTCCCAATGCCCCTGACCAGAAAGAACGGTGAACCGTTTGGCCATTCGCTGTTTGATGGTCTGCTTTTTAATCGGCACGAACCATATTTCCGCTACCGATTTTTCCTGCGTCACTTCCAACGTGAAATAGCCGTGGCTTCCGAACTCTTCCCAGCGGTGATGCGGATTTGCTCCCATGCTCCAACTTCTTACCAACGGCAACAAAAAACCAGGCACGCCCGATTCCTTCATGTTGATGCGGCTGATGCTCGGACCTGTGATCTCCACACCCACCGAGCCTTCGCCCGTGCGTTTGTTGTATTCGGTTTTGCAGGTCGGCCAGCCCGTCATATCCATCACAAACGTCATGTGGATATCGCCCGTCAAGACAACGGTATTCTTCAGGTCATTCTCCTTCAGAAAATCATAGAATCGCTGGCGGTCTTCGGGATAACCGTTCCAGTTTCCTGTGTCGAAAACGCGGCCGTTTCCA
It includes:
- the hemE gene encoding uroporphyrinogen decarboxylase — protein: MLKNDLILRAARGEKVERTPVWLMRQAGRILPEYREVRAKMGGFKELVESPEFACEVTIQPVDHLGVDAAIIFSDILVIPEGMGLPYEMVEKRGPWFEKTVSSASDIEKLKVAEANDVRYTIDAISLTKKELGGRVPLIGFAGAPWTIFSYMIEGSGSKTFSKAKKFLYTQPKLSHQLLEKITLSTINYLKGQIAAGADMVQIFDSWAGILSPDQYREFALRYISQICDAIDEVPITVFAKGAYFVRKELGELNCHTIGLDWNMDAAESRALIGPNKTLQGNLDPCVLYAEDEMIVAETQAMLKSFGPQRHIANLGHGVYPDIDPLKVKLFVDTVKEYHFS
- a CDS encoding DUF563 domain-containing protein: MSVNQRIKNAFWHISDEVFKPLHLKEIKPFEKEVVAFEDSRVSDAVKYHNEKWFHTEMVVKAKNATVEPQYGYAVHGLQTIIGASIRTRNNLPSPIPMLKAVLGNKKKLKKAILFDGSMGINYFHFLSDVLHKMYLLEEYTTIDCPVLVGQAVWTKPFFQFFINETELSKFDWQPITEPVQAEELWIARPLPYGKEYWLRTKRLFIPEDQPLNERKAIFINRTGTRHITNFDAIEPILQKHGVLVVDPGSMNVRQQAELYNSATHIIGIHGAGMTNVVFSNHQKVKVLELCSNNRIGTQYYWLCTALGINWDMVLGSEANADQSFELDADAFERRLAELLAN
- a CDS encoding TonB family protein, with translation MEEFVRYILISNLTLIAVLLSYRMLLQRTTFHGINRGFLLIGSVVSLLVPLLPFSTETQEVVLGVQLPTIDFSQPFANAPLATESFNWPLYLYLTGVIVSLLFFVRGMVSIILLFRNAETETINGTRVSRSDSAGPFSFLSCIHLPKKLSVHHQEVILNHELAHVRLGHSYDVLWLQLLRIVFWFNPLLVFYQRAIQEIHEYQADALTYISSSKEHYVKVQLDQLFQLPSELSFANSFNNSNDLKKRVNMIYSEKSSKWGGMRYLIALPLLAVIGLMAACTETPVDAVQEQAEEVYKTADVMPEFPGGMQEMMSYMMTSIKYPESAKADSVSGKVFVQFVVDKTGKVGQIEVVRGVRDDLDAEAVRVISEMPNWTAGMQNGKKVSVQMVLPIFFKLE
- a CDS encoding T9SS type A sorting domain-containing protein gives rise to the protein MFKLSLTPLNTQNLTMKRIFTLLMLTFSMSAVVMAQSSECDGTRYVDYNAFPNVDVTSGVTFGSNTALGGGQVDLKMDVYEPAGDNFDSRPVIILAFGGSFIGGQRSDMEFLCRIFAKLGYVAIAPDYRVGFFLPNQVTTTLAVMRSMHDIKGCVRYLRKTVAEDGNPYGIDSQRIIVSGISAGAIGSIHAAYLDKDSEVPSYMANDTAGLGGVEGNSGSPGYSSQPYAVMSFSGTIGDTSWIEQGDIPISSIHDELDNVVPYGTTEVSVSGFPTGLVASGSKDIHIRAENLGIDNCLLTYRGVQGHVAYFSNGVDQQAIDFARDFCMNMVCTGGSDCHSVDAVTEGNGISEIDRNSIEVYPNPTDGVLTFTMDETSTVEVLDATGRVVLSGSLTIGKNRLDVSALPTGFYTLRTIGKTISTAPFIKK
- a CDS encoding DUF962 domain-containing protein, producing MSKIDRLLGEYRESHQNDTNQVIHNIFVPLIFLSAIGILWDVKLPVELSFLGGEPLNVAMIVAVLVFAYYLSISFAVAVGIISVTAVGMVLCYLYHGPISIWIFSLAIFVVSWVFQLVGHKIEGKKPSFFKDLEFFLVGPMWVLVKLYNKLGIKY
- a CDS encoding aldehyde dehydrogenase family protein yields the protein MSEAVLEKPATGTAYSALVQKQRDYFWTHATKSAGFRKRQLNKLKDAFRKHEKSLLDALWADLHKPEQEAFTTEIEVTVAEIDHYLRHLDDWMEPERVATPLFFQPGSSMIVPEPYGVTLIIAPWNYPVKNLFGPLLGAMAAGNTAVVKPSEISPNCSKAIADLIKDTFDPEYIVCVEGGVPETGELLKERFDYLLFTGGTEIGRIVYQAAAKHLTPVTLELGGKSPCIIDTNINVDIAAKRLVWGKFQNAGQTCIAPDYIYVNNKIKEKFLGRVKHYITEFFGPADKPSEDLGRIISDKHFNRVSKMLTGDIIIGGVTDASTKYIAPTVIDNVSMDHPSMQEEIFGPVMPIIGYDNFDEVVNHINAGERPLAMYLFSNDSKLRKRLMNETSSGAICVNETMVHAGQPNLPFGGVGNSGMGAYNGKLGFDTFSHKKPVMTRAFLGDVAQKYPPYTTGKTNFIKMAAKWLLR
- a CDS encoding BlaI/MecI/CopY family transcriptional regulator — its product is MKDLTKAEEQVMQALWKLGKAFVKDVMEEFPEPKPAYNTISTIIRILEKKEFVDHKAFGKTHQYFPLVSKDEYSKHTADQLVDNYFGGSFKNLVSFFVKDNDLTVKEMDELMKVIEAKKAQNP
- the lhgO gene encoding L-2-hydroxyglutarate oxidase, giving the protein MAENQVFDICIVGGGIVGAATAYSFQRAYPELKVLLIEKENRPAPHQTGHNSGVIHSGIYYKPGSYKAKNCVKGKDQLIAFAKEHGVKHGVCGKIIVATEEKELPQMDKVFNNGKANGLTDIEYIGSEKIKEIEPHCTGIKGIWVPYTGIIDFVGATAKMLEITESLNNESKVVFNEEVLSYKEEAGLKNIRTNKASYQAKYMVFCGGLQSDRLAKKDGVELDMAIVGFRGDYYELAEHAKHKVRNLIYPVPNPEFPFLGVHFTRMTDGNIECGPNAVFTFKREGYGKMDFNLRDTAEALSFKGTWNLLFNHFGFAWNEYRRAFSKRLFLQTLQRLIPDLTMDDIVPGRAGVRAMALGLGGDTIDDFRIEQKGNSLHVLNAPSPAATASLAIGDQIREMAEERFALKDKVDSP
- a CDS encoding DUF819 family protein, encoding MCRCRFVCADYFRNMSLVSIIQILVMLAFPIIVIEIVKRNKLAGMVGPVILCYAVGLIVGNLPNSPVNTELSQTVAEAMVPLAISLMLLSTRFMAWLKYAKQTAKSFGLAVVAVLVSSFAVSAYFHLQEMGVDDVWKLSGMMVGVYTGGTPNLAAIGTALGISNEVFIVLNACDLILSALYLLLLLSVAQKIALKFLPSFVPKEKHDRDETFHYQRVERMASKKTLAKAWSWAFLLSAAIVGASIGFSILIDGKITAPSVILAVTTLSIGASFIKRVRFLPRTYEFGEYFLLVFCMGIGSISNIQEMLAASPEVLLYVSCVFLGTLAVHFLLSWIFRIDADTTLITSVAGIFGPAFIGPVASVLKNKDIVVSGLTTGLVGYAIANYLGLAMAEIFHLLFP
- a CDS encoding galactokinase, giving the protein MQHLTKSFSHLFGKAENIQGFFSPGRVNLIGEHIDYVGGLVMPMAISLGITALARKNFPDRFRIHSTDFEETVLFDLDHLPTSKQDHWSDFALGVILHLKSGGMEISGCDILLDSNLPKGSGLSSSAALEVLVYYTLCRLHGIEPDRTQMSLDCQKIENEFIGVNCGIMDQFAVANGKAGHAMLLDCNSLDCEHVPLDLGNHSLLIINSKKPRALAESAYNQRRAECAEALRIIRQHRPMQNLVEANETDLELLHDPILKQRTRHAFTENQRVNKSAEALRSGNLIRFGALMSASHISLRDDCEVSCAELDLIVATLLESENCLGARMTGAGFGGCCIALVRSNAIESISSELKNSYQKMFGHAPEFYTCAPSVGVHQLLDV